In one Tripterygium wilfordii isolate XIE 37 chromosome 22, ASM1340144v1, whole genome shotgun sequence genomic region, the following are encoded:
- the LOC119990951 gene encoding uncharacterized protein LOC119990951: MFAVIAFRFMQHRDDKPILHFLLFVLMLKRVPLFEPKNTVIHSERERIAWKSKTMEDSSDSHSEETEISPKKNNKKRTLKTPAQVMALEKCYNEHKYPEEEMTSWLSQQIGLTQKQVSGRFCHRRSKDRRLGDDAYANRRQDHSTGQDRGSGMQQDSLGSTKQGDCRSIDPKEAESLFNHDCPIANDIYKCTCHYSGKAIAADTTSSESASSQYMFSSRRRYMYDRETSGYQKQKVAVTEKNLKEAKGYKPSGYLKVMSKLDNAAIIDVMRRMGRHYREDGPPLGVDFQPLPPGAFELHCMELIHGPFFDRDPVHVHSKDVVGFQRRPSLGTVVKSHRLFKQNPSSYSYSNSISGHNTSVDMYEDSAREMSLYSSSSNNRANSEYDLEGMRSDSAPNHLHLHYDKLKSEQTAPWFHDYNIVGPKVVQRDESLSIPSNMKLGGRNFLSTEGRGLPTRTMKEEKLYVERKTVKKYRNPFIRKMNPENEMKVGQQVEAKFPHKDNAAKTSNY; this comes from the exons ATGTTTGCAGTGATTGCATTCAGGTTCATGCAGCACAGAGACGACAAACCCATtttgcattttcttctcttcgtGCTTATGCTTAAACGAGTTCCTCTTTTTGAACCAAAAAATACAGTAATTcacagtgagagagagaggattgcCTGGAAATCAAAGACCATGGAAG ATTCAAGTGACTCACATTCTGAAGAGACAGAAATTTCTCcgaagaaaaataataagaaaagaaCGCTCAAGACACCAGCCCAAGTCATGGCTTTGGAGAAGTGTTATAATG AGCACAAATATCCTGAAGAAGAAATGACATCATGGCTTTCACAACAGATCGGATTGACACAAAAGCAGGTATCTGGTCGGTTTTGCCATAGAAGATCGAAAGATCGAAGATTGGGCGATGATGCATATGCTAATAGACGACAAGATCATTCAACTGGACAAGATCGTGGAAGTGGAATGCAGCAAGATTCACTTGGCAGCACTAAACAAGGAGATTGTAGGAGCATTGATCCAAAGGAAGCTGAAAGTCTCTTCAACCATGATTGTCCAATTGCTAACGACATATACAAATGCACTTGTCATTATTCTGGAAAAGCTATTGCTGCAGATACTACATCATCTGAAAGTGCATCCTCGCAATACATGTTTTCTTCTCGACGCAGATACATGTATGACAGGGAAACTTCTGGATATCAGAAGCAGAAAGTAGCAGTCACGGAGAAAAATCTCAAGGAAGCCAAAGGATATAAGCCGTCTGGATATTTGAAAGTAATGAGTAAACTTGACAATGCTGCAATAATTGATGTTATGAGGCGAATGGGGAGGCATTATAGAGAGGACGGTCCACCACTTGGTGTGGATTTCCAGCCACTTCCTCCAGGTGCATTTGAGCTCCATTGTATGGAACTAATCCATG GACCTTTCTTTGATAGGGATCCTGTTCATGTTCATTCCAAAGATGTTGTAGGATTTCAGAGACGCCCTAGTCTTGGCACC GTTGTAAAATCGCACCGCCTATTCAAACAAAATCCTAGTTCTTACAGCTATTCCAATTCTATCTCTGGTCATAATACTTCTGTGGACATGTATGAAGATTCTGCTAGAGAAATGTCCCTTTATAGTAGTAGCAGCAACAATAGGGCAAACTCTGAGTATGATCTCGAAGGGATGAGATCAGACTCTGCTCCTAACCATCTTCATCTCCACTACGACAAACTAAAAAGTGAGCAAACAGCACCATGGTTTCATGACTACAATATTGTCGGCCCTAAGGTGGTCCAAAGGGATGAATCTTTGTCAATACCTTCAAATATGAAACTTGGGGGACGTAATTTCCTCAGTACAGAGGGTAGAGGACTACCTACAAGGACGATGAAG GAGGAGAAGCTTTATGTAGAGAGGAAGACAGTGAAAAAGTATCGTAATCCATTTATTCGAAAAATGAATCcggaaaatgaaatgaaa GTTGGACAACAAGTTGAAGCTAAGTTTCCACACAAAGATAATGCGGCAAAAACATCAAACTATTGA
- the LOC119990679 gene encoding FKBP12-interacting protein of 37 kDa-like — MPSDLQDQDIGFVDVLPSFEGNSKPETPGATTGIILTLRETLQECKVNLATCQEELEAAKSEIRKWYSLFQNESFIPAGTTPEPILVMNYLRSLRYSEESLREQLEKAKKKEAAFIVTFAKREQEIVELKSAVRDLKAQLKPPSVQVRRLFLDPAIHEEFTRLKNLIEEKDKKMKEMEDHNIASSFTPYNKNGRMLMAKCRTLQEENEEIGKQAAEGKMHELALKLALQKSQNAELRTQFEGLCKHMEGLSNEVESSHEMVLILQEKLEEKDREVRESKRQRFEPNPESQMDDVKPDVAPININDNMIASGQTEN; from the exons ATGCCGTCCGACCTCCAAGACCAAGACATTGGCTTCGTCGATGTTCTTCCCTCCTTCGAG GGAAATTCAAAACCAGAAACTCCTGGCGCCACGACTGGAATTATTTTGACTCTTCGTGAAAC TCTTCAGGAGTGTAAGGTTAACCTCGCTACATGCCAA GAAGAGCTTGAAGCTGCGAAGTCAGAAATTCGAAAATGGTACTCTTTATTTCAGAATGAGTCCTTCATACCTGCTGGCACAACTCCTG AACCTATACTAGTGATGAATTATCTTCGGTCGCTGAGATACTCTGAGGAGTCATTAAGAGAACAG CTtgagaaagcaaagaaaaaggaagCTGCATTTATTGTAACATTTGCGAAACGGGAGCAAGAGATAGTGGAATTGAAG TCTGCCGTCCGGGATTTGAAAGCGCAACTCAAGCCACCATCGGTGCAG GTACGGCGGCTATTTCTAGATCCAGCAATTCATGAAGAATTTACTCGATTGAAG aatttgattgaagagaAGGACAAAAAGATGAAGGAAATGGAGGATCACAATATCGCTTCGAGTTTTACTCCATATAACAAGAATGGGAGGATGCTGATGGCCAAATGTCGGACGCTGCAGGAGGAAAATGAGGAGATAGGCAAACAGGCTGCTGAGGGAAAA ATGCATGAATTAGCACTGAAACTTGCCTTGCAGAAATCTCAAAATGCAGAACTCAGAACTCAATTTGAAG GGCTGTGCAAGCATATGGAAGGGCTCTCAAATGAAGTGGAAAGTTCGCATGAAATG GTTCTTATCTTGCAAGAGAAGCTAGAAGAGAAGGATCGTGAGGTTCGTGAGTCTAAAAGGCAGAGGTTTGAGCCGAACCCGGAGAGCCAAATGGACGACGTGAAGCCTGATGTAGCTCCTATTAACATTAATGACAATATGATTGCATCTGGTCAAACTGAAAACTAG
- the LOC119990708 gene encoding serine--glyoxylate aminotransferase-like isoform X1 produces the protein MRFFCLAFFPLRGRSSSSNSTAEDGYSFSRAVLTLNHQELVKFILFGGGNMDYVYGPGRNHLFVPGPVNIPEPVIRAMNRNNEDYRSPAVPALTKTLLEDVTKIFKTTSGTPFIIPTTGTGAWESALTNTLSPGDRIVSFLIGQFSLLWIDQQQRLGFKVDVVESDWGEGAKLDVLASKLAEDTAHTIKAICIVHNETATGVTNNLATVRKILDHYQHPALFLVDGVSSICALDFRMDEWGVDVALTGSQKALSLPTGMGIVCASPKALEASKTAKSLRVFFDWNDYLKFYKMGTFWPYTPSIQLLYGLRAALDLIFEEGLDNVIARHTRLGKATRLAVEAWGLKNCTQKEEWYSDTVTAVMVPPYIDSSEIVRRGWKRYNLSLGLGLNKVAGKVFRIGHLGNLNELQLLGCLAGVEMVLKDVGYPVKLGSGVAAASAYLQNTTPVIPSRI, from the exons ATGCGATTCTTCTGTTTGGCCTTCTTTCCACTGCGAGGCAGGTCCTCTTCCTCAAACTCAACTGCTGAAGACGGATACTCTTTCAG CAGAGCTGTTCTGACGCTGAACCATCAAGAATTGGTGAAATTCATATTATTTGGAGGCGGCAATATGGACTATGTTTATGGACCAGGAAGGAATCATCTATTTGTCCCTGGGCCAGTTAACATCCCAGAGCCAGTCATCCGGGCAATGAACAGGAACAATGAGGATTATCGTTCTCCGGCAGTTCCTGCGCTGACAAAAACTCTGCTTGAAGATGTGACAAAGATCTTTAAGACAACCAGTGGTACTCCATTTATTATCCCGACAACAG GAACTGGTGCATGGGAGAGTGCACTTACCAATACACTGTCACCGGGAGATCGAATTGTATCTTTCCTGATTGGTCAATTCAGTTTGCTCTGGATTGATCAACAGCAGCGTCTTGGCTTCAAGGTCGATGTTGTAGAAAGTGACTGGGGTGAAGGTGCCAAACTTGACGTTCTGGCATCAAAACTTGCGGAAGATACTGCACACACCATTAAGGCCATTTGCATTGTTCATAATGAGACAGCAACTGGAGTTACCAACAACTTGGCTACGGTCAGAAAAATACTTG ATCACTATCAGCATCCGGCCCTCTTTCTTGTTGATGGAGTATCATCAATATGTGCTCTTGATTTCCGTATGGATGAATGGGGAGTAGATGTGGCTTTGACTGGCTCTCAGAAagctctttctcttccaactgGGATGGGCATTGTTTGTGCAAGCCCCAAAGCTTTAGAAGCTTCTAAAACTGCAAAGTCTCTGAGAGTTTTCTTTGACTGGAATGACTACTTGAAGTTCTACAAGATGGGAACATTTTGGCCATACACCCCATCCATCCAACTATTGTATGGACTCAGAGCAGctcttgacttgatttttgagGAAGGACTCGATAATGTAATTGCAAGACACACCCGTCTTGGGAAAGCAACGAG GCTGGCTGTGGAAGCTTGGGGCCTGAAGAACTGCACTCAGAAGGAAGAATGGTACAGTGACACGGTAACTGCAGTTATGGTTCCCCCGTATATTGATAGTTCAGAAATTGTCAGAAGAGGGTGGAAGAGATACAATTTAAGCTTGGGTTTGGGCCTTAACAAAGTTGCTGGGAAGGTATTCAGAATAGGACATCTTGGAAACTTGAACGAG TTGCAACTATTGGGTTGTCTTGCCGGTGTCGAGATGGTACTTAAAGATGTGGGATACCCAGTAAAGCTGGGAAGTGGAGTTGCAGCTGCCTCTGCTTACCTACAGAACACCACTCCTGTGATCCCTTCCAGGATTTAA
- the LOC119990708 gene encoding serine--glyoxylate aminotransferase-like isoform X2 gives MRFFCLAFFPLRGRSSSSNSTAEDGYSFRAVLTLNHQELVKFILFGGGNMDYVYGPGRNHLFVPGPVNIPEPVIRAMNRNNEDYRSPAVPALTKTLLEDVTKIFKTTSGTPFIIPTTGTGAWESALTNTLSPGDRIVSFLIGQFSLLWIDQQQRLGFKVDVVESDWGEGAKLDVLASKLAEDTAHTIKAICIVHNETATGVTNNLATVRKILDHYQHPALFLVDGVSSICALDFRMDEWGVDVALTGSQKALSLPTGMGIVCASPKALEASKTAKSLRVFFDWNDYLKFYKMGTFWPYTPSIQLLYGLRAALDLIFEEGLDNVIARHTRLGKATRLAVEAWGLKNCTQKEEWYSDTVTAVMVPPYIDSSEIVRRGWKRYNLSLGLGLNKVAGKVFRIGHLGNLNELQLLGCLAGVEMVLKDVGYPVKLGSGVAAASAYLQNTTPVIPSRI, from the exons ATGCGATTCTTCTGTTTGGCCTTCTTTCCACTGCGAGGCAGGTCCTCTTCCTCAAACTCAACTGCTGAAGACGGATACTCTTTCAG AGCTGTTCTGACGCTGAACCATCAAGAATTGGTGAAATTCATATTATTTGGAGGCGGCAATATGGACTATGTTTATGGACCAGGAAGGAATCATCTATTTGTCCCTGGGCCAGTTAACATCCCAGAGCCAGTCATCCGGGCAATGAACAGGAACAATGAGGATTATCGTTCTCCGGCAGTTCCTGCGCTGACAAAAACTCTGCTTGAAGATGTGACAAAGATCTTTAAGACAACCAGTGGTACTCCATTTATTATCCCGACAACAG GAACTGGTGCATGGGAGAGTGCACTTACCAATACACTGTCACCGGGAGATCGAATTGTATCTTTCCTGATTGGTCAATTCAGTTTGCTCTGGATTGATCAACAGCAGCGTCTTGGCTTCAAGGTCGATGTTGTAGAAAGTGACTGGGGTGAAGGTGCCAAACTTGACGTTCTGGCATCAAAACTTGCGGAAGATACTGCACACACCATTAAGGCCATTTGCATTGTTCATAATGAGACAGCAACTGGAGTTACCAACAACTTGGCTACGGTCAGAAAAATACTTG ATCACTATCAGCATCCGGCCCTCTTTCTTGTTGATGGAGTATCATCAATATGTGCTCTTGATTTCCGTATGGATGAATGGGGAGTAGATGTGGCTTTGACTGGCTCTCAGAAagctctttctcttccaactgGGATGGGCATTGTTTGTGCAAGCCCCAAAGCTTTAGAAGCTTCTAAAACTGCAAAGTCTCTGAGAGTTTTCTTTGACTGGAATGACTACTTGAAGTTCTACAAGATGGGAACATTTTGGCCATACACCCCATCCATCCAACTATTGTATGGACTCAGAGCAGctcttgacttgatttttgagGAAGGACTCGATAATGTAATTGCAAGACACACCCGTCTTGGGAAAGCAACGAG GCTGGCTGTGGAAGCTTGGGGCCTGAAGAACTGCACTCAGAAGGAAGAATGGTACAGTGACACGGTAACTGCAGTTATGGTTCCCCCGTATATTGATAGTTCAGAAATTGTCAGAAGAGGGTGGAAGAGATACAATTTAAGCTTGGGTTTGGGCCTTAACAAAGTTGCTGGGAAGGTATTCAGAATAGGACATCTTGGAAACTTGAACGAG TTGCAACTATTGGGTTGTCTTGCCGGTGTCGAGATGGTACTTAAAGATGTGGGATACCCAGTAAAGCTGGGAAGTGGAGTTGCAGCTGCCTCTGCTTACCTACAGAACACCACTCCTGTGATCCCTTCCAGGATTTAA
- the LOC119990622 gene encoding uncharacterized protein LOC119990622 codes for MAMSSVIEVDGDMLANAFHDISLQDQDGSRAKAEIQGIGGVSHGGVCAICLDEIALQDAALVKGCEHEYCVTCILRWATYSQKPTCPQCKLPFEFLNVHRTLDGSIHDYMFEESVCLLLRATWFKPMVVEEQEDIYDGLEDYYPYEEEGDDGDLDEVYFSSSSSLRIGNRRWGDNGYVRGGRQEARPVYRANMQELEAGSSRQHKKKGPIQESDAGSSREPKKKGPIEDMKTGRRAKRALKREAADKVAAAKHQEHLVRLDRK; via the exons ATGGCTATGTCTTCAGTAATCGAGGTCGATGGTGATATGCTTGCCAACGCTTTTCACGATATATCCCTTCAGGATCAG GATGGATCGCGAGCTAAAGCAGAGATTCAAGGAATCGGGGGTGTGAGTCATGGAGGGGTTTGTGCAATATGCTTGGATGAGATAGCTCTTCAAGATGCTGCTCTTGTAAAAGGTTGCGAGCACGAATACTG CGTGACTTGCATCCTAAGATGGGCCACCTACAGTCAAAAGCCCACATGCCCTCAATGTAAACTTCCATTTGAGTTCCTGAATGTCCATCGCACACTTGATGGCAG TATTCATGATTACATGTTCGAGGAGAGTGTGTGCTTGCTTCTCAGAGCGACTTGGTTTAAACCTATGGTTGTGGAGGAGCAAGAGGATATATATGATGGTCTTGAAGATTACTATCCATATGAGGAGGAGGGGGATGATGGCGATCTGGATGAAGTATATTTCAGCAGTTCCTCAAGTCTTCGTATTGGAAACCGAAGATGGGGTGATAATGGTTATGTGAGGGGAGGGCGCCAAGAGGCTAGGCCGGTGTATCGAGCAAATATGCAGGAATTGGAAGCTGGTTCGTCACGTCAGCACAAGAAGAAAGGGCCAATACAGGAGTCAGATGCTGGTTCGTCACGTGAGCCCAAGAAGAAAGGGCCAATAGAAGATATGAAGACCGGTCGACGAGCAAAGAGGGCACTCAAGCGTGAAGCTGCTGATAAGGTGGCCGCAGCAAAACATCAAGAGCATTTGGTGAGGTTGGACCGGAAATGA
- the LOC119992157 gene encoding uncharacterized protein LOC119992157 isoform X2 yields the protein MEQSPSRVPQEFNLGQWALKAQAARGNTNSRRFSASYIERVREEARSFRSNRTISSTASSPGYNLREEIDPSTYSFTTALQALQARYSYNYWDCLSPDGFALNSKWNEAEKYICNPHSGEVPLECLSAKTLSARSFRNYANRTSMSAPLVYSFHSKQIHTKPCVSSFLHFPIQEARIVESITKDVGTQSTPPELQSNSSSPVSSPKIIVSLPKQWEAEGRDSLNSNEKMKSEKKLIAGC from the exons ATGGAACAATCCCCTTCTAGAGTCCCACAAGAGTTCAATCTGGGACAATGGGCTTTGAAGGCTCAAGCTGCTCGAGGAAACACGAATTCAAGACGGTTTTCTGCATCATACATCGAAAGAGTTAGGGAAGAAGCAAGGTCATTCAGATCAAATAGAACCATCTCTAGCACTGCCTCATCTCCAGGCTACAATTTGAGag AGGAGATAGACCCATCAACTTACTCCTTCACTACTGCTCTCCAAG CTTTGCAGGCAAGGTATAGCTACAACTATTGGGATTGCTTATCACCAGATGGGTTTGCTTTAAACTCCAAGTGGAATGAAGCAGAGAAGTATATATGCAATCCACACTCAGGGGAGGTTCCACTGGAGTGTTTATCAGCTAAAACACTTAGCGCGAGATCATTTCGCAACTATGCAAACAGGACTTCTATGTCTGCACCTCTTGTTTACTCTTTTCATTCGAAGCAAATCCACACAAAGCCTTGTGTTTCTAGTTTTCTACACTTTCCAATTCAAG AAGCAAGGATTGTCGAGAGCATTACTAAGGATGTTGGCACTCAAAGCACACCACCTGAGCTTCAATCAAACAGTTCTAGCCCTGTTTCTTCCCCAAAAATCATCGTGAGCTTGCCGAAGCAATGGGAAGCAGAAGGCAGAGATTCACTCAACTCTAATGAAAAGATGAAAAGTGAGAAAAAG TTAATTGCAGGTTGTTGA
- the LOC119992157 gene encoding uncharacterized protein LOC119992157 isoform X1: MEQSPSRVPQEFNLGQWALKAQAARGNTNSRRFSASYIERVREEARSFRSNRTISSTASSPGYNLREEIDPSTYSFTTALQALQARYSYNYWDCLSPDGFALNSKWNEAEKYICNPHSGEVPLECLSAKTLSARSFRNYANRTSMSAPLVYSFHSKQIHTKPCVSSFLHFPIQEARIVESITKDVGTQSTPPELQSNSSSPVSSPKIIVSLPKQWEAEGRDSLNSNEKMKSEKKVVENKGRNEGKREEKERKEKDEERWRCSTQGGCLSWMTKKNKPRKKNMFLPHLINGC, translated from the exons ATGGAACAATCCCCTTCTAGAGTCCCACAAGAGTTCAATCTGGGACAATGGGCTTTGAAGGCTCAAGCTGCTCGAGGAAACACGAATTCAAGACGGTTTTCTGCATCATACATCGAAAGAGTTAGGGAAGAAGCAAGGTCATTCAGATCAAATAGAACCATCTCTAGCACTGCCTCATCTCCAGGCTACAATTTGAGag AGGAGATAGACCCATCAACTTACTCCTTCACTACTGCTCTCCAAG CTTTGCAGGCAAGGTATAGCTACAACTATTGGGATTGCTTATCACCAGATGGGTTTGCTTTAAACTCCAAGTGGAATGAAGCAGAGAAGTATATATGCAATCCACACTCAGGGGAGGTTCCACTGGAGTGTTTATCAGCTAAAACACTTAGCGCGAGATCATTTCGCAACTATGCAAACAGGACTTCTATGTCTGCACCTCTTGTTTACTCTTTTCATTCGAAGCAAATCCACACAAAGCCTTGTGTTTCTAGTTTTCTACACTTTCCAATTCAAG AAGCAAGGATTGTCGAGAGCATTACTAAGGATGTTGGCACTCAAAGCACACCACCTGAGCTTCAATCAAACAGTTCTAGCCCTGTTTCTTCCCCAAAAATCATCGTGAGCTTGCCGAAGCAATGGGAAGCAGAAGGCAGAGATTCACTCAACTCTAATGAAAAGATGAAAAGTGAGAAAAAG GTTGTTGAAAATAAAGGCAGAAATGAAgggaaaagagaagagaaagaaagaaaggaaaaggatgAGGAGAGATGGAGGTGCAGCACACAAGGAGGATGCTTGTCATGGATGACCAAAAAGAACAAACCAAGGAAGAAGAATATGTTTCTTCCCCATCTAATTAATGGCTGCTAA
- the LOC119990708 gene encoding serine--glyoxylate aminotransferase-like isoform X3 — protein MDYVYGPGRNHLFVPGPVNIPEPVIRAMNRNNEDYRSPAVPALTKTLLEDVTKIFKTTSGTPFIIPTTGTGAWESALTNTLSPGDRIVSFLIGQFSLLWIDQQQRLGFKVDVVESDWGEGAKLDVLASKLAEDTAHTIKAICIVHNETATGVTNNLATVRKILDHYQHPALFLVDGVSSICALDFRMDEWGVDVALTGSQKALSLPTGMGIVCASPKALEASKTAKSLRVFFDWNDYLKFYKMGTFWPYTPSIQLLYGLRAALDLIFEEGLDNVIARHTRLGKATRLAVEAWGLKNCTQKEEWYSDTVTAVMVPPYIDSSEIVRRGWKRYNLSLGLGLNKVAGKVFRIGHLGNLNELQLLGCLAGVEMVLKDVGYPVKLGSGVAAASAYLQNTTPVIPSRI, from the exons ATGGACTATGTTTATGGACCAGGAAGGAATCATCTATTTGTCCCTGGGCCAGTTAACATCCCAGAGCCAGTCATCCGGGCAATGAACAGGAACAATGAGGATTATCGTTCTCCGGCAGTTCCTGCGCTGACAAAAACTCTGCTTGAAGATGTGACAAAGATCTTTAAGACAACCAGTGGTACTCCATTTATTATCCCGACAACAG GAACTGGTGCATGGGAGAGTGCACTTACCAATACACTGTCACCGGGAGATCGAATTGTATCTTTCCTGATTGGTCAATTCAGTTTGCTCTGGATTGATCAACAGCAGCGTCTTGGCTTCAAGGTCGATGTTGTAGAAAGTGACTGGGGTGAAGGTGCCAAACTTGACGTTCTGGCATCAAAACTTGCGGAAGATACTGCACACACCATTAAGGCCATTTGCATTGTTCATAATGAGACAGCAACTGGAGTTACCAACAACTTGGCTACGGTCAGAAAAATACTTG ATCACTATCAGCATCCGGCCCTCTTTCTTGTTGATGGAGTATCATCAATATGTGCTCTTGATTTCCGTATGGATGAATGGGGAGTAGATGTGGCTTTGACTGGCTCTCAGAAagctctttctcttccaactgGGATGGGCATTGTTTGTGCAAGCCCCAAAGCTTTAGAAGCTTCTAAAACTGCAAAGTCTCTGAGAGTTTTCTTTGACTGGAATGACTACTTGAAGTTCTACAAGATGGGAACATTTTGGCCATACACCCCATCCATCCAACTATTGTATGGACTCAGAGCAGctcttgacttgatttttgagGAAGGACTCGATAATGTAATTGCAAGACACACCCGTCTTGGGAAAGCAACGAG GCTGGCTGTGGAAGCTTGGGGCCTGAAGAACTGCACTCAGAAGGAAGAATGGTACAGTGACACGGTAACTGCAGTTATGGTTCCCCCGTATATTGATAGTTCAGAAATTGTCAGAAGAGGGTGGAAGAGATACAATTTAAGCTTGGGTTTGGGCCTTAACAAAGTTGCTGGGAAGGTATTCAGAATAGGACATCTTGGAAACTTGAACGAG TTGCAACTATTGGGTTGTCTTGCCGGTGTCGAGATGGTACTTAAAGATGTGGGATACCCAGTAAAGCTGGGAAGTGGAGTTGCAGCTGCCTCTGCTTACCTACAGAACACCACTCCTGTGATCCCTTCCAGGATTTAA